A portion of the Cellulophaga algicola DSM 14237 genome contains these proteins:
- a CDS encoding alpha-2-macroglobulin family protein → MKLKYFQIISLLFLVLAGCKEKVNTLENQSDNLNKYQNYVSEVTHGIISSRSEVRLVLKQPVATWESGTELNDLLSVSPKVDGKVMVLDNRTISFVPEKAFKQNTEYAFTFELGDVIKDVPEDLEELTFVIKTLEQQFSVYTNPIQSYSKEKQYIEGQLRSADILSLAMAKDLIKVKQNGKDIKVKFDTSVKEGTLFQFKIDSIARYEEDSELQISWDGTKHDIDNKGENKIVIPGKNNFIVLDVVVKDTWQNQILINFSDPLKKDQNFKGLVVLEGDNNLKYSVSGNTLKVYPSNEISGTAQLEVFDGIASIDGFKLKNKFEERIAFEQIKPEVRLLSNGSILPSSNNLKINFEAVNLKYVDVSVLRVYEDNVLQFLQNNNLNGSNSLKQVARPIATKKLELVTNLSVNTGKWSAHALDLKELITPQKGAIYRVEFSFKPSYSTYSCDDTNFETEEDVEENYDEESETSSWDGAEDYYDNYEYNYDWSERENPCHTSYYYDKKVGVNILASDLGVTVKRGLNKSYFVAVSDLVTTKPVSGAKVTFYNYQQQSVGTVTTNEKGTSFFDAENNQAYFVVAENNGQKTYVKINDGNVLSVSKFDVSGVSLQKGIKGYIFGERGVWRPGDNIFLSFMLNDNANKLPANHPVKLELMDPYNKVVHREVKTYGLDNFYHFGLKTDENAPTGNWLVKISVGGASFTQTIKIETIKPNRLKIKTEFDSDILGGSKPIYGAMEVKWLHGAIAKNLKADITAKFNAKTTTFKSFPGYIFDDPTRSFSSEDQVVFDGRIDGEGKASFSINPQLNGTAPGMLNAAFVTKVYENGGDFSTDVFTKTYAPFKTYVGLNVPKGDKSKGMLLTDVKHKFEVVTVDENGKPKATKNLRVSIHKISWRWWWDNSADNLSSYSSSEYHEKVFEETISTSSNGKGTFNFELKYPEWGRYLVRVEDEFGGHATGKAVYIDWPGWAGKSRKNDPSAATMLLFSTDKEKYNVGDDAIITFPSSEGGRALVTIENGSEVLESLWVETTKGETKFKLPIKEIYTPNVYINIALLQPHASTLNDAPIRMYGVVGIGVEDPKTKLEPQIMMPEVLRPEESITVKIGEKNNKAMTYTIAIVDEGLLDLTRFKTPDAWSTFYAKEALGVKTWDIYDDVIGAFGGKINQVFAIGGDDELAGAKNKKANRFEPMVVHLGPFTLKAGETKSHKIDIPKYVGSVRTMVIAGNAESEAYGMAEKTTPVRKPLMILASLPRKITPGEKVTLPVTVFAMESKVKNVTIKIKQDKAFTISGDATKSLTFSQPDEKMVYFDLDVADFKGIGKVIVEASGGGETASFEIPIDVVNPNPTTSEIQDIVLDANASQQLNLETFGISGSNSVQVEFSTLPPMSFNGRMQYLIRYPHGCVEQTTSAAFPQLYLSDIFDLSSAKKSETQKNVENAIKRLGGFQRPGGGFSYWPGLSSTDDWGTTYAGHFLLEAEKKGYVMPISFKTNWVKYQQSTAKNWRSGSSYSDLAQAYRLYTLALSGNADIASMNRLRETSGVSDEGKFRLAAAYGLIGQASVAQQILKTASIDFQSSKNDYYSYGSTERNRAMALETYILLKDKGKAQELAKTVAASLKEQRWMSTQSTSYSLLAMGKFAEMVGGKGIKASVTVNGKTESVSTSKTLASRTLAIKKGTNSLSLKNLEGNVVYVSIINNGILPVGNEKEIQRNLGVQTTFKARDGSRIDASSITQGTDFVAEVTLTNTTSSAVKNMALSEIFPSGWEIVNTRFTDFGDFAQNNVTHTDLRDDRANFYFDLKKNETKTFRILLNASYLGTYYLPGVQVEAMYDNDYIARTKGQWVKVVQ, encoded by the coding sequence ATGAAACTAAAATATTTTCAGATTATCAGCTTACTTTTTCTTGTTCTTGCCGGATGTAAAGAGAAAGTAAATACACTAGAGAATCAATCAGATAACCTTAACAAATATCAGAATTACGTTAGTGAGGTTACCCACGGAATTATTTCTTCAAGGAGTGAAGTTAGACTGGTGCTAAAACAGCCAGTAGCCACATGGGAAAGTGGTACAGAATTAAATGACCTTTTATCGGTTTCTCCAAAAGTTGACGGAAAAGTGATGGTGCTAGACAACCGAACTATTTCTTTTGTACCAGAAAAAGCATTTAAGCAAAACACCGAATATGCATTTACATTTGAATTAGGAGATGTGATCAAGGATGTTCCGGAAGATTTAGAAGAATTAACTTTCGTAATAAAAACCTTGGAGCAGCAATTTTCGGTCTATACCAATCCAATCCAGTCTTATTCAAAAGAAAAGCAATATATAGAAGGACAGTTAAGGAGTGCAGATATTCTTTCCTTAGCTATGGCGAAAGACTTGATAAAAGTAAAGCAAAATGGAAAAGATATAAAAGTGAAGTTTGATACTTCTGTAAAAGAAGGAACACTTTTTCAATTCAAAATTGATAGCATAGCGCGTTATGAAGAAGATAGTGAGTTACAAATTTCATGGGATGGCACTAAGCATGATATAGATAATAAGGGAGAAAATAAAATAGTGATACCAGGAAAGAACAATTTTATAGTTCTTGATGTGGTGGTAAAAGATACGTGGCAAAATCAAATCTTGATTAACTTTTCAGACCCACTTAAAAAAGATCAAAACTTTAAAGGCTTAGTTGTTTTAGAAGGAGATAATAATTTAAAGTATAGTGTGTCAGGGAATACATTAAAAGTATATCCGTCTAATGAGATTTCTGGTACAGCTCAATTAGAGGTCTTTGATGGGATTGCTAGTATTGATGGTTTTAAACTTAAAAACAAATTTGAAGAGCGGATTGCTTTTGAACAGATAAAACCAGAAGTTAGGTTACTCTCTAATGGGTCTATTTTACCTTCTTCAAATAACCTAAAAATTAATTTTGAAGCCGTAAATTTAAAGTATGTTGATGTATCTGTACTTCGTGTTTATGAAGATAATGTTCTTCAATTTTTACAGAACAATAATTTAAACGGAAGCAATTCTTTAAAACAAGTAGCAAGACCAATAGCCACTAAAAAACTAGAGTTGGTCACTAATTTAAGCGTAAACACAGGAAAATGGTCTGCCCATGCCTTGGATTTAAAAGAGTTAATAACGCCACAAAAAGGAGCTATTTACAGAGTAGAGTTTTCATTTAAACCATCTTATAGCACCTATAGCTGTGATGATACTAATTTTGAAACGGAAGAAGACGTTGAGGAGAATTATGATGAAGAGTCAGAAACTAGTTCTTGGGACGGAGCAGAAGATTATTATGACAATTATGAATATAATTACGATTGGAGTGAACGTGAGAATCCATGCCATACTTCATATTATTATGATAAAAAAGTAGGTGTAAATATTTTGGCTAGTGACCTAGGTGTAACGGTGAAAAGGGGACTCAATAAAAGCTATTTTGTAGCGGTTAGTGATCTTGTTACGACCAAGCCAGTTTCAGGAGCTAAAGTAACTTTTTACAACTATCAACAACAGTCCGTTGGGACGGTAACTACTAATGAAAAAGGAACTTCATTTTTTGATGCAGAAAACAACCAAGCTTATTTTGTGGTAGCAGAAAATAATGGGCAGAAAACGTATGTAAAAATTAATGATGGTAATGTGCTGTCAGTAAGTAAGTTTGATGTTTCTGGTGTTTCTTTACAGAAAGGTATTAAAGGGTATATTTTTGGAGAACGTGGTGTTTGGAGACCAGGAGATAATATCTTCTTATCCTTTATGTTAAATGATAATGCAAATAAATTACCAGCAAACCATCCGGTAAAATTAGAACTAATGGATCCATATAACAAAGTGGTTCACCGTGAAGTGAAGACTTATGGATTAGATAATTTTTATCACTTTGGTCTAAAGACAGATGAAAATGCACCTACTGGTAATTGGTTGGTAAAAATTTCGGTTGGTGGGGCATCATTTACTCAAACTATAAAAATAGAGACGATAAAGCCTAATCGATTAAAGATCAAAACAGAATTTGATAGTGATATTTTAGGAGGTTCAAAACCTATCTATGGTGCAATGGAAGTTAAATGGTTGCATGGCGCCATTGCTAAAAATCTGAAGGCAGATATTACTGCGAAATTTAATGCTAAAACAACTACGTTTAAATCTTTTCCAGGTTACATATTTGACGATCCAACGAGAAGTTTTTCATCAGAAGACCAAGTGGTTTTTGATGGTAGAATAGATGGTGAGGGGAAAGCTAGTTTTAGTATTAATCCACAATTAAATGGCACTGCGCCAGGAATGCTAAATGCGGCTTTTGTTACTAAGGTTTATGAAAATGGAGGCGATTTTAGTACTGATGTATTTACAAAAACCTATGCGCCTTTTAAAACCTATGTAGGTTTAAATGTGCCTAAAGGAGATAAATCAAAAGGTATGCTTCTTACAGATGTAAAACATAAGTTTGAAGTAGTTACCGTAGATGAAAATGGAAAACCAAAAGCAACCAAGAACCTTAGGGTTTCAATTCATAAAATAAGCTGGAGATGGTGGTGGGATAACTCAGCCGATAATTTATCGTCTTATAGCAGTAGCGAATATCATGAAAAAGTTTTTGAAGAAACCATAAGTACTTCTTCCAATGGAAAAGGTACATTTAATTTTGAATTAAAATATCCAGAATGGGGGCGTTATTTAGTTCGCGTAGAAGATGAATTTGGTGGACATGCCACAGGAAAAGCGGTCTATATAGATTGGCCAGGATGGGCAGGGAAATCTCGTAAAAACGATCCGTCTGCTGCAACAATGTTGTTATTTTCAACAGACAAAGAAAAGTACAATGTAGGAGATGATGCTATTATTACATTCCCTAGTTCAGAAGGTGGTAGAGCATTGGTTACTATCGAGAATGGAAGTGAAGTTTTAGAATCGTTATGGGTAGAGACCACAAAAGGAGAGACTAAATTTAAACTACCAATAAAGGAAATTTATACGCCTAATGTATATATCAATATTGCACTGTTGCAACCGCATGCATCTACATTGAATGATGCTCCTATACGTATGTATGGTGTGGTAGGTATTGGCGTTGAAGACCCAAAAACAAAATTGGAACCTCAGATAATGATGCCAGAAGTGCTGCGTCCAGAGGAAAGTATTACCGTAAAAATAGGAGAAAAGAATAATAAGGCAATGACCTATACGATTGCCATTGTAGATGAAGGTCTTTTAGATTTAACACGTTTTAAAACTCCGGATGCATGGAGCACCTTTTATGCGAAGGAAGCATTAGGCGTAAAAACTTGGGATATTTATGATGATGTTATCGGTGCCTTTGGCGGAAAAATCAATCAAGTATTTGCTATTGGTGGTGATGATGAACTAGCAGGAGCAAAGAATAAAAAAGCAAATCGGTTTGAGCCAATGGTGGTTCATTTAGGGCCTTTTACACTAAAGGCAGGAGAAACTAAATCTCATAAAATAGATATTCCTAAATATGTTGGTTCTGTACGAACTATGGTTATTGCAGGGAATGCGGAAAGCGAAGCATATGGAATGGCAGAAAAAACAACTCCTGTTCGTAAGCCATTAATGATATTGGCTTCATTGCCAAGAAAAATAACACCAGGGGAAAAGGTAACCTTACCGGTAACCGTATTTGCTATGGAGTCTAAAGTTAAAAACGTTACGATTAAAATAAAACAAGATAAAGCGTTTACCATTTCTGGTGATGCTACAAAATCACTCACGTTTAGTCAGCCAGATGAAAAAATGGTGTATTTTGATTTAGATGTAGCAGATTTTAAAGGAATAGGCAAAGTAATTGTAGAAGCTTCTGGTGGAGGAGAAACGGCATCTTTTGAAATACCGATAGATGTAGTGAATCCAAATCCAACAACTTCTGAAATTCAAGATATTGTTCTTGATGCAAATGCAAGTCAGCAATTAAATTTAGAAACCTTTGGTATTAGTGGCAGTAATTCTGTTCAAGTAGAATTTTCGACCCTACCACCAATGAGCTTCAATGGTAGAATGCAATACTTAATTAGGTATCCGCATGGGTGTGTAGAACAAACTACATCTGCAGCGTTTCCGCAATTGTATTTGAGTGATATTTTTGATTTAAGTTCAGCTAAAAAATCTGAAACACAGAAGAATGTTGAAAATGCCATAAAACGATTAGGAGGATTCCAACGTCCTGGAGGAGGATTTTCATATTGGCCAGGATTAAGTTCTACCGATGATTGGGGAACTACCTATGCAGGTCACTTTTTATTAGAGGCAGAAAAGAAAGGGTATGTTATGCCTATTTCTTTTAAAACTAATTGGGTGAAATATCAACAAAGCACTGCAAAAAATTGGCGCTCAGGAAGTTCTTATTCAGATTTGGCACAAGCTTATAGATTGTACACGTTAGCACTTTCAGGTAATGCAGATATTGCTTCAATGAACCGTTTAAGGGAAACAAGCGGAGTGTCAGATGAAGGTAAATTTAGATTGGCTGCAGCGTATGGCTTAATTGGCCAGGCTAGTGTGGCGCAACAAATTTTAAAAACAGCTTCTATTGATTTTCAATCGAGTAAGAATGATTATTATAGCTATGGTTCTACTGAAAGAAATAGAGCAATGGCGTTAGAAACGTATATTTTATTAAAAGACAAAGGTAAAGCTCAAGAATTAGCTAAAACTGTTGCTGCAAGTTTAAAAGAACAGCGTTGGATGAGTACCCAAAGTACCTCTTATAGTCTTTTAGCAATGGGGAAATTTGCCGAAATGGTAGGTGGTAAAGGAATAAAAGCATCTGTAACTGTTAATGGTAAAACAGAAAGTGTTTCAACAAGTAAAACTTTAGCGAGTAGAACCTTAGCGATAAAAAAAGGAACTAATAGCCTTAGTTTAAAAAATCTAGAAGGTAATGTGGTCTATGTTAGTATTATAAATAACGGAATCTTACCTGTAGGTAACGAAAAAGAAATTCAACGAAATCTTGGGGTGCAAACCACTTTTAAAGCACGTGATGGTTCTCGAATTGACGCTTCTTCAATTACGCAGGGAACAGATTTTGTTGCAGAGGTTACGTTAACAAATACCACAAGTAGTGCAGTTAAAAATATGGCACTATCGGAAATTTTTCCAAGTGGATGGGAAATTGTCAATACCCGTTTTACAGATTTTGGCGATTTTGCTCAGAATAATGTTACGCATACGGACCTAAGAGATGATCGTGCTAATTTCTATTTCGATTTGAAAAAGAATGAAACCAAAACGTTTAGAATATTACTAAACGCATCCTATTTAGGAACGTATTATTTGCCAGGAGTACAAGTAGAAGCTATGTATGATAATGATTATATTGCTAGAACAAAAGGGCAATGGGTTAAAGTGGTTCAATAA
- a CDS encoding CAP domain-containing protein — protein MKMRMQHAILVLFVFLIYSCNTESLNNTVIIESKNAIEVENELMALVNNYRINNGLINLEYNSIAYKYANLHTDYMISKGTTNHDNFSSRASSFTSEVNAILVSENVAKSYEDAPTAFDGWMHSSTHKKAIEGDFTHSAVSVKTDADGVFYFTQLFYK, from the coding sequence ATGAAAATGAGAATGCAGCATGCAATCTTAGTTTTATTTGTATTCCTTATTTACTCTTGTAATACAGAGTCTTTAAATAATACAGTAATAATAGAATCTAAGAATGCCATTGAGGTTGAAAATGAATTGATGGCGCTAGTGAACAACTATAGGATTAATAACGGACTAATTAATTTGGAATATAACAGTATTGCATATAAGTATGCTAATTTACATACTGATTATATGATCTCAAAAGGGACCACCAATCACGATAACTTTAGCTCCAGAGCTTCCAGTTTTACATCTGAAGTCAATGCGATTTTAGTTTCCGAAAATGTAGCAAAAAGTTATGAAGATGCACCAACAGCCTTTGATGGCTGGATGCATAGTAGTACCCATAAAAAAGCTATAGAAGGAGATTTTACACATTCTGCAGTGAGTGTAAAGACAGACGCTGATGGCGTTTTCTATTTCACACAATTGTTTTACAAATAA
- a CDS encoding 3-hydroxyanthranilate 3,4-dioxygenase, producing the protein MAITPPFNLNKWISENRASLKPPVGNKNLYKDAGDYIVMIVAGPNARKDYHYNETEELFYQLEGNIEVHVQEDGVKKTMTLGPGDMYLHPAKIPHSPVRHENSIGLVIERKRNHMNVDDGLLWFCDHCNHKLYEAYFTLNDIEKDFLSHFKYFYSSEALRTCDNCGTIMPVDERYIAKE; encoded by the coding sequence ATGGCAATTACTCCTCCATTCAATTTAAACAAATGGATTTCAGAAAATAGAGCTTCTTTAAAACCACCTGTTGGAAATAAGAATCTATACAAAGATGCCGGTGACTATATTGTAATGATCGTTGCTGGACCTAACGCGCGTAAAGATTATCATTACAATGAAACCGAAGAACTATTTTACCAACTAGAAGGCAATATAGAAGTACACGTACAGGAAGATGGTGTAAAAAAAACAATGACATTAGGACCTGGAGATATGTATTTACACCCCGCTAAAATTCCACACTCTCCCGTACGCCATGAGAATTCTATTGGTCTTGTAATTGAAAGAAAACGAAACCATATGAATGTAGATGATGGTTTATTATGGTTTTGTGATCATTGTAATCATAAACTATACGAAGCTTATTTTACGCTTAATGATATTGAAAAAGATTTTTTATCTCATTTTAAATACTTTTATAGTTCTGAAGCATTACGAACGTGTGATAATTGCGGAACGATAATGCCAGTTGATGAACGTTATATTGCAAAAGAATAA
- a CDS encoding DUF1304 domain-containing protein — protein MEITIKVLIGVIAFLHLYIMYFEMFAWTTKGRKVFDNFPKDLFEPTKAMAANQGLYNGFLAAGLLWTFFITNLEWSNNIALFFLACVATAGIYGSMTVSRKILFVQTVPALLTIALILL, from the coding sequence ATGGAAATTACTATTAAGGTTTTAATAGGAGTAATTGCTTTTTTACACCTATACATTATGTATTTTGAGATGTTCGCATGGACCACTAAAGGAAGAAAAGTATTTGATAACTTTCCTAAAGATTTATTTGAACCCACTAAAGCCATGGCCGCCAATCAAGGTTTATATAATGGCTTTTTAGCCGCGGGTTTATTATGGACATTCTTTATTACAAACCTAGAGTGGAGCAACAATATTGCCCTATTTTTTCTAGCATGCGTAGCTACTGCAGGTATCTATGGCTCCATGACTGTTTCCCGAAAAATTCTATTCGTTCAGACTGTTCCTGCACTACTTACAATAGCCCTCATTCTTTTATAA
- the amaB gene encoding L-piperidine-6-carboxylate dehydrogenase, with protein sequence MSKTTTDFGIDSALKTLGVSATNLGTSTGSKFFASGEEIASYSPVDGKLIGKVKATTQEDYAKVMETATAAFQEWRTKPAPLRGEIVRQFGDKLREKKEALGKLVSYEMGKSYQEGLGEVQEMIDICDFAVGLSRQLHGLTMHSERPGHRMYEQYHPLGVVGIISAFNFPVAVWAWNTALAWICGDVCIWKPSEKTPMCGIACQNIAAEVFAANGLPEGICNLINGDHTVGEMMTKDTRVPLISATGSTRMGKIVAKEVAGRLGKSLLELGGNNAIIVTPDADIKMTVIGAVFGAVGTAGQRCTSTRRLIIHESIYDTVKDAVVKAYGQLRIGNPLDENNHVGPIIDTDAVKMYEAALAKVVKEGGTIVVEGGVLSGEGYESGCYVKPAIAEANNTFEIVQHETFAPILYLLKYSGDIHDALKLQNGVAQGLSSAVMTNNLREAEAFLSVQGSDCGIANVNIGTSGAEIGGAFGGEKETGGGRESGSDAWKVYMRRQTNTINYTTELPLAQGIKFDL encoded by the coding sequence ATGTCAAAAACAACAACAGACTTCGGTATTGATTCTGCTTTAAAGACTTTAGGAGTATCAGCTACTAATTTAGGTACATCAACAGGATCAAAGTTTTTTGCTTCAGGTGAAGAAATAGCTTCATATTCACCAGTAGACGGTAAATTAATTGGCAAAGTAAAAGCAACTACGCAAGAAGATTACGCTAAAGTAATGGAGACAGCAACTGCGGCATTTCAAGAATGGAGAACAAAGCCAGCTCCGTTAAGAGGCGAAATAGTAAGACAGTTTGGTGACAAACTAAGAGAAAAAAAAGAAGCCTTAGGAAAACTTGTTTCTTATGAAATGGGAAAATCTTACCAAGAAGGTTTAGGCGAGGTTCAAGAAATGATTGATATCTGTGATTTTGCAGTTGGCTTATCAAGACAACTACATGGGTTAACTATGCATTCTGAACGTCCCGGACATAGAATGTACGAGCAATACCACCCTTTAGGAGTTGTTGGTATTATTTCTGCTTTTAATTTTCCTGTAGCTGTTTGGGCTTGGAATACGGCTTTAGCCTGGATTTGTGGAGACGTATGTATCTGGAAACCGAGTGAAAAAACACCTATGTGCGGAATAGCATGTCAAAATATAGCTGCAGAAGTATTTGCAGCAAACGGCTTACCTGAAGGTATTTGCAATCTTATAAATGGCGATCATACTGTTGGAGAAATGATGACTAAAGATACTCGTGTACCTTTAATATCTGCAACAGGTTCTACTCGTATGGGTAAAATTGTAGCAAAAGAAGTTGCTGGTCGTTTAGGAAAATCTTTATTAGAATTAGGAGGTAACAATGCTATTATTGTAACTCCAGATGCAGATATTAAAATGACAGTTATTGGTGCTGTTTTTGGTGCTGTAGGTACCGCAGGACAACGTTGTACTTCTACAAGGCGTTTAATTATCCATGAATCTATTTATGATACGGTTAAAGATGCCGTTGTAAAAGCATACGGACAATTACGAATTGGGAATCCTTTAGATGAAAACAATCATGTGGGACCTATTATAGATACTGATGCTGTAAAAATGTACGAAGCAGCATTAGCAAAAGTGGTTAAAGAAGGCGGAACTATTGTGGTTGAAGGGGGTGTTCTTTCTGGTGAAGGGTACGAATCTGGATGCTACGTAAAACCTGCGATTGCAGAAGCAAATAATACATTTGAAATTGTTCAACACGAAACATTCGCTCCTATACTATACTTATTAAAATATTCAGGAGACATACATGATGCCCTAAAGCTTCAAAATGGAGTGGCTCAAGGGTTATCTTCTGCGGTTATGACAAATAATCTGCGTGAAGCAGAAGCATTCTTATCTGTACAAGGATCTGATTGTGGCATTGCAAATGTAAACATTGGAACTTCTGGCGCAGAGATAGGTGGTGCTTTTGGTGGAGAAAAAGAAACTGGTGGAGGACGTGAGTCTGGATCAGATGCTTGGAAGGTTTATATGCGTAGACAAACAAATACTATAAATTATACTACGGAGCTTCCTCTTGCTCAAGGAATCAAATTTGATCTTTAA
- a CDS encoding OmpA family protein, with product MTKKTTYLLGIVITILLGTYFFMTCCSCCEASSEIPETKIVEESQPEATAYPFKFSDGSFSYDSNDNFNFNRSSSSILRPLSAKVTEGIGGIKSYLKENASKVFDITGFYKSDEANKSAFPNLGIARANAIKNHLVAQGIPSSSLTILGTLKEDMISSSENVFLGPVSYAFSNEHEDLEEEMKALYDKIKADPLVLYFNTGEAAITLTVSERQKIAAISKYLDKIEGANCSVVGHTDSQGNRITNIGLGQERADFAKQYLSENGILASKIIATSKGPDTPIATNDTDEGRSQNRRTVITLN from the coding sequence ATGACAAAAAAAACCACTTATCTTTTAGGAATAGTCATTACTATTCTTCTAGGGACTTATTTTTTTATGACCTGCTGTAGTTGTTGCGAGGCAAGCTCAGAAATTCCAGAAACTAAAATTGTAGAAGAAAGTCAGCCCGAAGCAACGGCATATCCTTTTAAATTTTCGGATGGGTCTTTTTCTTATGACTCTAATGATAATTTTAATTTCAACAGATCTTCCTCTTCCATTTTAAGGCCTTTATCAGCAAAAGTAACTGAAGGAATTGGTGGCATTAAATCTTATTTAAAAGAAAACGCAAGTAAAGTATTTGACATCACCGGTTTTTATAAAAGTGATGAAGCAAATAAATCTGCTTTTCCAAATCTAGGTATCGCTAGAGCAAATGCTATTAAAAATCATCTAGTTGCTCAAGGTATTCCTTCTTCTTCCTTAACTATTTTAGGAACACTAAAAGAAGACATGATAAGTTCTTCTGAAAATGTATTTCTAGGCCCTGTGAGCTACGCTTTTTCAAATGAACACGAAGACCTTGAAGAGGAGATGAAAGCACTCTATGATAAGATTAAAGCAGATCCATTAGTACTTTATTTTAATACTGGTGAAGCCGCCATCACCCTTACCGTTAGTGAACGTCAAAAAATTGCAGCTATTTCTAAATACCTTGATAAGATAGAAGGCGCAAATTGCAGTGTTGTTGGTCATACCGATAGCCAAGGAAATAGAATTACAAATATTGGCTTAGGACAAGAACGTGCAGACTTCGCAAAGCAATACTTAAGTGAAAATGGTATTCTAGCGTCTAAAATCATAGCTACCTCAAAAGGGCCAGACACTCCAATTGCTACTAATGATACAGACGAAGGTCGAAGTCAGAACAGAAGAACGGTTATCACCTTAAACTAA
- a CDS encoding acyl-ACP desaturase: protein MSAKNIRIEVMRAIEEKVNGFIDQYLIPIQDIWQPTDFLPDPQSDGFLDAVKQIQEESKDLGYDFWVTMVADTVTEEALPTYESWLMDVEGVDQHGENKNGWSKWVRHWTAEENRHGDVLNKYLYLSGRVNMREVEITTQHLIADGFDIGTDRDPYKNFIYTSFQELATNISHKRVGQMAKKKGNVLLGKMCTIIAGDEMRHHLAYREFVKSIFEHDPNQMMLAFADMMKKKIVMPAHFLRESGGTIGSAFENFSNCAQRLGVYTALDYIDILKKLNSYWELDNIRGLNDDGERARDYLMKLPDRLERIATRMKFPEDQYHFKWVDANGRL from the coding sequence ATGTCAGCAAAAAACATTAGAATAGAAGTAATGCGGGCGATTGAGGAGAAGGTAAATGGTTTTATTGATCAGTACTTAATTCCAATTCAAGACATTTGGCAACCAACAGATTTTTTGCCAGATCCGCAAAGCGATGGGTTTCTTGATGCTGTAAAGCAAATACAAGAAGAATCTAAAGACTTAGGATACGATTTTTGGGTAACTATGGTTGCCGATACGGTTACTGAAGAAGCATTACCAACGTATGAATCTTGGTTGATGGATGTTGAAGGTGTTGATCAGCACGGTGAGAATAAAAATGGCTGGTCTAAATGGGTGCGTCATTGGACTGCAGAAGAAAACCGTCATGGAGACGTATTGAATAAATACTTGTATTTATCAGGTAGAGTAAACATGCGTGAAGTAGAAATTACTACCCAGCATTTAATTGCAGATGGTTTTGATATAGGTACCGATAGAGATCCCTATAAAAACTTTATTTATACCTCATTTCAAGAATTAGCAACCAATATCTCGCACAAGAGAGTTGGGCAAATGGCTAAAAAGAAAGGGAATGTATTATTAGGTAAAATGTGTACTATTATTGCGGGTGATGAAATGCGTCATCATTTAGCGTATAGAGAGTTTGTAAAATCTATTTTTGAGCATGATCCAAATCAAATGATGTTAGCATTCGCTGATATGATGAAGAAGAAGATTGTTATGCCTGCACATTTTTTACGTGAGTCTGGTGGTACAATTGGTTCTGCATTTGAAAATTTTTCAAATTGTGCACAACGATTAGGTGTGTATACGGCATTGGATTACATTGATATTCTTAAAAAATTAAATTCTTATTGGGAGCTAGATAATATCCGTGGATTGAATGATGATGGTGAGCGTGCAAGAGATTATTTAATGAAGTTGCCAGATAGGTTAGAGCGTATAGCTACAAGGATGAAATTTCCTGAAGATCAATATCATTTTAAATGGGTTGATGCAAACGGTAGGTTATAA